A window of the Tiliqua scincoides isolate rTilSci1 chromosome 5, rTilSci1.hap2, whole genome shotgun sequence genome harbors these coding sequences:
- the LOC136652882 gene encoding olfactory receptor 14A16-like, translating to MSNHSRVTEFVLHGFSDIPELQLFHRIIFLVIYLVAIVENLLIITVIIYSPHLHTPMYIFLANLSFQDIGSISVTVPKSVANSLMNTQVISYSGCVSQVFFLVFFMLSHFFLLGIMAYDRYVAICDPLHYETVMDKKTCIQLASSSWIGGLLYSTLHTGNAFTVEFCSNVIYQFFCEIPQLLKISCSDSHLTEIWVLIFGSCLCFIYFAVVIFSYVRIIKAVLRIPSTKGKQKAFSTCLPHLLVISLFLVSGTFAYLKPISSSPSAFDLFISILYCMVPPVMNPLIYSMRNTELKMALWKLILSCAPSSSKKISLQ from the coding sequence ATGTCCAACCATTCAAGAGTGACTGAATTTGTTCTCCATGGATTTTCAGATATCCCAGAACTGCAGTTATTTCACAGAATCATTTTTCTAGTCATCTACTTGGTGGCCATCGTGGAAAACCTTCTCATCATCACAGTTATCATCTATAGCCCTCATCTACATACCCCCATGTACATCTTTCTGGCCAACCTCTCATTCCAGGACATTGGCTCAATATCGGTCACAGTTCCCAAGTCAGTGGCAAATTCCTTGATGAACACCCAAGTCATTTCATACTCTGGATGTGTCAGCCAAGTGTTCTTCCTTGTGTTCTTCATGCTGTCCCACTTCTTCCTCCTTGGTATCATGGCATATGACCGCTATGTTGCCATCTGCGACCCCTTGCATTATGAGACTGTGATGGACAAGAAAACCTGCATCCAATTGGCAAGCAGTTCATGGATTGGTGGTCTGCTCTACTCCACACTGCATACTGGAAATGCATTCACAGTGGAGTTCTGCTCCAATGTCATCTACCaattcttctgtgaaatcccacagCTACTTAAAATATCTTGTTCTGACTCACATCTCACTGAAATTTGGGTTCTGATCTTTGGTAGTTgtctatgttttatttattttgctgtagtTATATTTTCCTATGTCCGCATCATCAAAGCAGTTTTAAGGATACCATCTACCAAGGGGAagcagaaagccttctccacttgctTGCCACATCTTCTGGTCATCTCCCTCTTTTTGGTAAGTGGCACTTTTGCCTACCTGAAGCCAATTTCCAGCTCCCCATCGGCATTTGATCTTTTCATTTCCATCTTATATTGCATGGTCCCTCCAGTCATGAACCCCCTGATCTATAGCATGAGAAACACAGAGCTCAAAATGGCCCTATGGAAGCTCATTCTCAGCTGTGCCCCCAGTTCATCCAAAAAAATCAGTCTGCAGTGA
- the LOC136652881 gene encoding olfactory receptor 14A16-like, protein MSNHSGVTEFVLHGFSDTPELRIVQSIIFLIVYLVAVMENLLIITVIIYSPHLHTPMYFFLANLSFQDIGSISVTVPKSVANSLMNTQVISYSGCVGQVFFIVFFPISHFYLLGVMAYDRYVAICNPLHYETLMNKKTCIQLATSTWIIGLLYSILYTGNTFTLEFCSNVLYQFFCEIPQLLKVSCSGLYLAVIWVMTCGAGLCFIYFALVIFSYVRIIKAVLRIPSTKGKQKAFSTCLPHLIVISLFLVSGTFAYLKPISSSPSAFDLFTSILYCMVPPVTNPLIYSIRNTELKMALRKLILSFVPSSSKKFSLQ, encoded by the coding sequence ATGTCCAACCATTCAGGAGTGACTGAATTTGTTCTTCACGGATTTTCTGATACTCCAGAACTGCGGATAGTCCAAAGCATCATTTTTCTAATTGTCTACTTGGTGGCCGTCATGGAAAACCTTCTCATCATCACCGTCATCATCTACAGCCCTCATCTCcatacccccatgtacttctttctgGCCAATCTCTCATTCCAGGACATTGGCTCAATATCGGTCACAGTCCCCAAGTCAGTGGCAAATTCCTTGATGAACACCCAAGTCATTTCCTACTCTGGGTGCGTTGGTCAAGTGTTCTTCATTGTGTTCTTCCCGATATCCCACTTCTATCTCCTTGGAGTCATGGCGTATGACCGCTATGTTGCCATCTGCAACCCCCTGCATTATGAGACTCTGAtgaacaagaagacctgcatccAGTTGGCAACCAGTACATGGATTATTGGTCTTCTCTATTCCATTTTGTATACTGGAAATACATTCACTCTGGAGTTTTGCTCCAATGTCCTctatcagttcttctgtgaaatcccacagCTGCTCAAAGTCTCCTGCTCTGGCTTGTATCTTGCTGTAATTTGGGTCATGACATGTGGTGCTGgtctgtgttttatttattttgctttagtTATATTTTCCTATGTCCGGATCATCAAAGCTGTTTTAAGGATCCCATCCACCAAGGGGAagcagaaagccttctccacttgctTGCCTCATCTTATAGTCATCTCCCTCTTTTTGGTAAGTGGCACTTTTGCCTACCTGAAGCCAATTTCCAGCTCCCCATCGGCATTTGATCTTTTCACTTCCATATTATATTGCATGGTCCCTCCAGTCACGAACCCCCTGATCTATAGCATTAGAAACACAGAGCTCAAAATGGCCCTAAGGAAGCTCATTCTCAGCTTTGTCCCCAGTTCTTCCAAAAAATTCAGTCTGCAGTGA